The proteins below are encoded in one region of Brevundimonas fontaquae:
- a CDS encoding HAD family hydrolase, with amino-acid sequence MSITTVGLDADDTLWHNETIFRLTHARFVDLLADHGDEATIEARLAETEQRNLRLYGYGIKGFTLSMIETAMELTNGEAPPHVVREILAAGREMLAHPVETLPGVDAVVAELSEKYRLVLITKGDLLDQERKLAASGLGDLFSAVEIVSEKDRATYERVFTRHGTGPAEAVMAGNSMKSDVLPAIAAGAFGVHIPYHVTWAHELADAPANEPRYVSLARIDELPDWIAAIKDQV; translated from the coding sequence ATGAGCATCACCACGGTCGGCCTCGATGCCGACGACACCCTCTGGCACAACGAGACGATCTTCCGCCTGACCCATGCGCGGTTCGTCGATCTTCTGGCCGACCACGGCGACGAGGCGACCATCGAGGCGCGTTTAGCCGAAACCGAGCAACGCAACCTGCGTCTCTATGGCTACGGCATCAAGGGCTTCACCCTGTCGATGATCGAGACGGCGATGGAGCTGACGAACGGCGAGGCGCCGCCCCATGTCGTGCGCGAGATCCTGGCCGCCGGTCGCGAGATGCTGGCCCACCCGGTCGAGACCCTGCCCGGCGTGGACGCGGTCGTCGCCGAACTGTCCGAAAAATACCGCCTGGTCCTGATCACCAAGGGCGACCTGCTGGATCAGGAGCGCAAGCTGGCGGCCTCAGGCCTGGGCGACCTGTTCAGCGCGGTCGAGATCGTGTCCGAAAAGGATCGCGCCACCTACGAGCGGGTCTTCACCCGCCACGGCACCGGCCCGGCCGAGGCCGTCATGGCCGGCAACTCCATGAAGTCCGACGTCCTGCCCGCCATCGCCGCCGGCGCCTTCGGCGTCCACATCCCCTACCACGTTACCTGGGCCCACGAACTGGCCGACGCCCCGGCGAACGAGCCCCGCTACGTGTCCCTCGCCCGCATCGACGAACTCCCCGACTGGATCGCAGCGATCAAAGATCAAGTGTAG
- a CDS encoding SDR family NAD(P)-dependent oxidoreductase produces MNGSAVVIGATGGIGRAMVERIVADGAFETVWAVSRSGADVAGALGLVADLEDEASLASAAERIGQGAAPTLIVVATGVLHDGRQPERSFRQLDAEHLLRDYRVNAVGPALAAKHLLPLMPRDRRAVFAALSARVGSISDNRLGGWHAYRASKAALNMILRNLSVEMARSHPQAVIAGLHPGTVATDLSAPFQKGVAEGKLFTADHSAERLLAVLSNLTPADSGGVFAWDGARVPE; encoded by the coding sequence ATGAACGGATCGGCGGTGGTGATCGGGGCGACGGGCGGCATCGGCCGGGCGATGGTCGAGCGGATCGTGGCGGACGGCGCGTTCGAGACCGTGTGGGCCGTGTCGCGGTCCGGCGCGGATGTGGCGGGCGCGCTAGGGTTGGTGGCGGATCTGGAGGATGAGGCCAGTCTGGCGTCCGCCGCCGAACGGATCGGCCAGGGGGCGGCCCCAACCCTGATCGTCGTGGCGACCGGGGTGCTGCACGACGGGCGTCAGCCGGAGCGGTCGTTTCGTCAGTTGGATGCGGAACACCTGTTACGGGACTACCGCGTCAATGCGGTGGGGCCCGCGCTGGCGGCGAAACATCTGCTGCCGCTGATGCCGCGTGATCGGCGGGCGGTGTTCGCGGCCCTGTCGGCGCGGGTGGGGTCGATTTCGGACAACCGACTGGGCGGCTGGCACGCCTATCGCGCATCCAAGGCGGCGCTGAACATGATCCTGCGCAATCTGTCGGTCGAGATGGCGCGCAGCCATCCGCAGGCGGTGATCGCCGGTCTGCATCCCGGCACGGTGGCGACGGACCTGAGCGCGCCGTTCCAGAAGGGGGTGGCGGAGGGCAAGCTGTTCACGGCCGACCATTCTGCCGAGCGGCTGCTGGCCGTGCTGTCGAACCTGACGCCGGCCGACAGCGGCGGCGTCTTCGCCTGGGACGGGGCGCGGGTACCGGAATAG
- a CDS encoding S41 family peptidase, translating to MHLRVSARLFSLMLLGLPLSGPAVAQPVDSPVVDPVVAAAPSRDRVRLNQRVFDRVWSEVRRGYYDPTLHGVDWNAARATFRPQALAASDERELYRVINAMLDLLDDGHAAASPPAAVRRQEAQFARRAVMGLTLMRGETPDDWTVERVRPGSPAESAGVQMGWALKSVDGKPWGPDVETYDGVPVQLVLTDDAGQRREIALTPRVMEAIEPFTADKSRPGVLVLRVEQFDKGLGAWMGSELEGLPPDVDVVLDLRGNPGGRLMEAESVLTCFLPRDQVWATRTGRSGRPVVLRAAGDCGDRRDPLANDVAVLVDQGSRSAAELTPAALQEARRGIVVGEKTGGSVLIAQETSLPDGGRLTLSRADFVTSGGIRLEKRGVTPDIAAPRTVAQRRAGDDPTLETAIAALQAEDRARADTPASGL from the coding sequence ATGCATCTGCGCGTTTCTGCCCGGCTTTTCAGCCTCATGTTGCTCGGCCTGCCGTTGAGCGGTCCGGCCGTGGCCCAACCGGTCGATTCGCCGGTTGTCGATCCGGTCGTCGCCGCAGCGCCCTCGCGTGACCGCGTAAGGCTGAATCAGCGCGTGTTCGATCGGGTGTGGAGCGAGGTGCGGCGGGGCTATTACGATCCGACCCTGCACGGTGTAGACTGGAACGCCGCGCGGGCGACGTTCCGGCCCCAAGCCCTGGCGGCGAGCGACGAACGGGAGCTGTACCGCGTCATCAATGCGATGCTGGATCTGCTGGACGACGGTCATGCGGCGGCCAGTCCGCCGGCGGCGGTGCGGCGTCAGGAGGCGCAGTTCGCCCGGCGCGCCGTGATGGGCTTGACCCTGATGCGGGGCGAGACGCCGGACGACTGGACCGTCGAGCGTGTCCGGCCGGGCTCGCCCGCCGAGTCGGCGGGCGTGCAGATGGGCTGGGCCCTGAAGTCGGTCGATGGGAAGCCCTGGGGACCGGATGTCGAGACCTATGACGGGGTTCCGGTGCAGTTGGTCCTGACCGACGATGCGGGACAGCGGCGCGAGATAGCCCTGACGCCGCGGGTGATGGAGGCCATCGAACCATTCACCGCCGACAAGTCGCGGCCGGGGGTGCTGGTGCTGCGGGTCGAGCAGTTCGACAAGGGGCTGGGCGCCTGGATGGGCAGCGAACTGGAAGGCCTGCCGCCGGATGTGGACGTGGTGTTGGACCTGCGCGGCAATCCCGGCGGGCGGCTGATGGAGGCGGAATCGGTCCTGACCTGTTTCCTGCCGCGCGATCAGGTCTGGGCGACGCGGACGGGACGCAGCGGTCGGCCTGTGGTGCTGAGGGCGGCGGGCGACTGCGGCGATCGGCGCGATCCCCTGGCCAATGATGTGGCGGTTCTGGTGGACCAGGGCAGCCGTAGCGCCGCCGAGTTGACGCCGGCCGCCTTGCAGGAGGCGCGGCGCGGCATCGTGGTCGGCGAGAAGACGGGGGGATCGGTGCTGATCGCGCAGGAGACCAGTCTGCCGGACGGCGGGCGGCTGACGCTCAGCCGGGCGGACTTCGTGACTTCGGGCGGTATTCGGCTGGAAAAGCGGGGGGTCACGCCGGACATCGCCGCGCCCCGCACCGTGGCCCAGCGCCGCGCGGGCGACGATCCGACACTGGAGACGGCGATCGCCGCCCTTCAGGCCGAGGATCGCGCCAGGGCCGACACCCCCGCCAGCGGCCTCTAG
- a CDS encoding YbdD/YjiX family protein, whose product MRPVPEVQDDLLCLCRDTALRWGRGVRRTAGAMIGQPDYQAYVDHAAATHPDQPPLDKTAFFRLHEQRRFGGAGGFKCC is encoded by the coding sequence ATGCGGCCCGTGCCTGAGGTCCAGGACGATCTGCTCTGCCTGTGCCGCGACACCGCCCTGCGGTGGGGTCGCGGCGTCCGGCGCACGGCCGGCGCCATGATCGGTCAGCCGGATTATCAGGCCTATGTCGATCACGCGGCGGCGACCCATCCCGACCAGCCGCCGCTGGACAAGACCGCCTTCTTCCGCCTGCACGAGCAGCGCCGCTTTGGCGGCGCCGGCGGGTTCAAATGCTGCTGA
- a CDS encoding carbon starvation CstA family protein yields the protein MGKLSTPIIFGAIAVLGAVSLGIIALHQGESISAVWMVVAAVCTYAIAYRFYSLYLANKVMQLNPARLTPAMRRNDGLDYVPTPKNVLFGHHFAAIAGAGPLVGPVLAAQMGYLPGVLWILVGAVLAGAVQDMMVLFMSTRRDGKSLGDMIRTEMGNIPGIIAQVGVLMIMVIILAVLALVVVKALAESPWGTFTVAATIPIAIFMGLYTRFLRPGRVGEVSVIGVVLLILAIIGGGHIAADPFWGPAFTLTGPTLAILMMVYGFIASVIPVWLLLAPRDYLSTFLKIGAIVALAVGILIVRPHLQMPAITPFIDGTGPVFAGALFPFLFITIACGAVSGFHALISSGTTPKLLENEAQIPMIGYGAMLCESFVAVMALIAATVLDPAVYFAMNSPVAVIGKDAASAAAAVAQWGFHITPGELEQLARDVGEHSILSRAGGAPTLAVGMAHILSGVIGGKAMMAFWYHFAILFEALFILTTVDAGTRVCRFMIQDLLGVAVPKMRETKSWGANVVATALTVGLWGYFLYTGVVDPLGGINSLWPLFGIANQMLAAVALILGTVVLFKMKREKFAWVMVVPATWLLICTLTAGFQKLFHPDVRIGFLSHARKYQEALGAGELIAPAKSIGDMHRIVVNDYVNSTLTAGFLFVVVTMVVYGVLACRKAYANNRPTVREYPESHQLTAADEAADAARA from the coding sequence GTGGGCAAACTCAGCACACCCATAATCTTCGGCGCCATCGCCGTCCTGGGGGCGGTGTCCCTCGGCATCATCGCCCTGCATCAGGGCGAGAGCATCAGCGCGGTCTGGATGGTGGTCGCCGCCGTCTGCACCTATGCGATCGCCTATCGGTTCTACAGCCTCTACCTGGCCAACAAGGTCATGCAGCTGAACCCCGCGCGCCTGACCCCGGCGATGCGCCGCAACGACGGGCTGGACTATGTGCCGACGCCCAAGAACGTCCTGTTCGGCCACCACTTCGCCGCCATCGCGGGCGCAGGCCCGCTGGTCGGGCCGGTGCTGGCCGCCCAGATGGGCTATCTGCCGGGCGTCCTGTGGATTCTGGTCGGCGCCGTGCTGGCCGGCGCGGTGCAAGACATGATGGTCCTGTTTATGTCCACGCGTCGCGACGGTAAGTCGCTGGGCGACATGATCCGCACCGAAATGGGCAATATCCCCGGCATCATCGCCCAGGTCGGCGTCCTGATGATCATGGTCATCATCCTGGCGGTTCTGGCCCTGGTCGTGGTCAAGGCCCTGGCCGAAAGCCCGTGGGGCACCTTCACCGTCGCCGCCACCATCCCCATCGCCATTTTCATGGGCCTTTACACCCGCTTCCTGCGGCCAGGCCGCGTGGGCGAGGTGTCGGTGATCGGCGTCGTCCTGCTGATCTTGGCCATCATCGGCGGCGGCCATATCGCGGCCGATCCGTTCTGGGGTCCGGCCTTCACCCTGACCGGCCCGACCCTGGCGATCCTGATGATGGTCTATGGCTTCATCGCCTCGGTCATTCCGGTGTGGCTGCTCCTGGCGCCGCGCGACTATCTGTCGACCTTCCTGAAGATCGGCGCGATCGTGGCCCTGGCCGTCGGCATCCTCATCGTGCGTCCGCATCTGCAGATGCCGGCCATCACCCCCTTCATCGACGGCACCGGCCCGGTCTTCGCCGGCGCCTTGTTCCCCTTCCTGTTCATCACCATCGCCTGCGGCGCCGTGTCGGGCTTCCACGCCCTGATCTCGTCGGGCACCACGCCCAAGCTGCTGGAGAACGAAGCCCAGATCCCGATGATCGGCTACGGCGCCATGCTGTGCGAAAGCTTTGTCGCCGTCATGGCCCTGATCGCCGCCACGGTTCTGGACCCGGCCGTCTATTTCGCCATGAACAGCCCGGTCGCAGTCATCGGCAAGGATGCGGCCTCCGCCGCCGCCGCCGTGGCCCAGTGGGGCTTCCACATCACGCCCGGAGAGCTGGAACAGCTGGCCCGCGACGTGGGCGAACATTCGATCCTGTCGCGCGCAGGCGGCGCCCCGACCCTGGCGGTCGGCATGGCGCACATCCTGTCCGGCGTGATTGGCGGCAAGGCCATGATGGCCTTCTGGTATCACTTCGCCATCCTGTTCGAAGCCCTGTTCATCCTGACCACGGTCGACGCCGGCACCCGCGTCTGCCGCTTCATGATCCAGGACCTGCTGGGCGTCGCCGTGCCCAAGATGCGCGAAACGAAGTCGTGGGGCGCCAACGTCGTCGCCACGGCCCTGACGGTCGGGCTGTGGGGCTATTTCCTCTACACCGGCGTGGTGGATCCGCTGGGCGGCATCAACAGCCTGTGGCCCCTGTTCGGCATCGCCAACCAGATGCTGGCCGCCGTGGCCCTGATCCTGGGCACCGTCGTGCTGTTCAAGATGAAGCGCGAGAAGTTCGCCTGGGTCATGGTCGTTCCCGCGACCTGGCTGCTGATCTGCACCCTGACGGCGGGCTTCCAGAAGCTGTTCCACCCGGACGTCCGCATCGGCTTCCTGTCCCACGCCCGCAAATATCAGGAGGCTCTAGGCGCCGGCGAACTGATCGCCCCGGCCAAGAGCATCGGCGACATGCACCGCATCGTCGTCAACGACTACGTCAACTCGACCCTGACGGCGGGCTTCTTGTTCGTGGTCGTCACCATGGTCGTCTATGGCGTCCTGGCGTGCCGCAAGGCCTATGCGAACAACCGCCCGACGGTCCGCGAGTATCCGGAAAGCCACCAACTGACGGCGGCCGACGAGGCGGCGGATGCGGCCCGTGCCTGA
- the purT gene encoding formate-dependent phosphoribosylglycinamide formyltransferase, with protein sequence MKLGTALSDTAVRVMLLGSGELGKEVAIELQRLGVEVIAVDRYPNAPAMQVAHRSHVIPMTDAQVLNGVILAEAPHFIVPEIEAIATEVLADIEAAGMATIVPTARAVQLTMNREGIRKLAAEALGLPTSPYAFAGSAEELAAGAEAVGYPNFVKPVMSSSGKGQSFVESADEIADAWTYAQDSGRVASARVIVEGRIDFDFEITLLTVRSRDADGTTRTDFCAPIGHRQVKGDYVESWQPQAMTPAALASAQDIAGKVTAALGGHGVFGVELFVKGDQVWFSEVSPRPHDTGLVTLASQTQTEFALHARAILGLPIDVNQREPAASAVIYGGMDAQGIAFEGVAEALSVPTADLRLFGKPEAFERRRMGVAVARGADVEQARERAREAAGRVKVVRN encoded by the coding sequence ATGAAACTCGGCACCGCGCTTTCCGACACTGCCGTGCGCGTCATGCTGCTGGGCTCGGGCGAACTGGGCAAGGAGGTCGCCATCGAGCTTCAGCGGCTCGGCGTCGAGGTCATCGCCGTCGATCGTTATCCCAACGCCCCGGCCATGCAGGTCGCGCACCGCAGCCACGTCATCCCCATGACCGACGCCCAGGTGCTGAACGGTGTCATCCTGGCCGAGGCCCCGCACTTCATCGTGCCCGAGATCGAGGCCATCGCCACCGAGGTTCTGGCCGATATCGAGGCCGCCGGCATGGCGACGATCGTCCCGACGGCTCGCGCGGTGCAGCTGACGATGAACCGCGAGGGCATCCGCAAACTGGCCGCCGAAGCGCTGGGTCTTCCCACCAGCCCCTACGCCTTCGCCGGCTCGGCCGAGGAACTGGCCGCCGGCGCCGAGGCCGTCGGCTATCCCAACTTCGTCAAGCCGGTCATGTCCTCGTCGGGCAAGGGCCAGTCTTTCGTCGAAAGCGCCGATGAAATCGCCGACGCCTGGACCTACGCCCAGGACAGCGGCCGCGTCGCCAGCGCCCGCGTCATCGTCGAGGGACGCATCGACTTCGACTTCGAGATCACGCTTCTGACCGTCCGTTCGCGCGACGCCGACGGCACGACCCGCACCGATTTCTGCGCGCCCATCGGCCACCGCCAGGTCAAGGGCGACTACGTCGAAAGCTGGCAGCCGCAGGCGATGACGCCCGCCGCCCTCGCCTCTGCCCAGGACATCGCCGGCAAGGTCACTGCGGCCCTGGGCGGTCACGGCGTCTTCGGCGTCGAACTGTTCGTCAAGGGCGATCAGGTCTGGTTCTCCGAGGTCTCTCCTCGCCCCCACGACACCGGCTTGGTCACCCTGGCCAGCCAGACACAAACCGAGTTTGCGCTGCATGCCCGCGCCATCCTGGGTCTTCCCATCGACGTGAACCAGCGTGAACCCGCCGCCAGCGCCGTCATCTATGGCGGCATGGACGCGCAAGGGATCGCCTTCGAGGGCGTCGCGGAGGCCCTGTCGGTCCCGACCGCCGATCTGCGTCTGTTCGGAAAGCCCGAAGCCTTCGAGCGCCGCCGCATGGGCGTAGCTGTCGCCCGCGGCGCCGATGTCGAACAGGCCCGCGAACGCGCGCGTGAAGCCGCCGGACGGGTCAAAGTCGTTCGGAACTGA
- a CDS encoding VOC family protein, producing the protein MSRIGAISLLVHDYDAAIAFYVAKLGFDLSEDTDMGGGKRWVRVTPKGGETSLLLARATTDAQKAQVGNQAGGRVWLFLETDDLMRDHAAWLAAGVHFRETPRHETYGKVVVFEDLYGNAWDLIEPATGD; encoded by the coding sequence ATGAGCCGCATCGGCGCGATCAGCCTGCTTGTTCACGACTATGACGCGGCCATCGCCTTCTATGTCGCCAAGCTGGGCTTCGACCTCAGCGAGGATACCGATATGGGCGGCGGCAAGCGCTGGGTGCGGGTCACGCCCAAAGGCGGCGAGACCAGCCTGCTGCTGGCGCGCGCCACGACCGACGCCCAGAAGGCCCAGGTCGGAAACCAGGCCGGCGGCCGGGTCTGGCTGTTTCTGGAGACCGACGACCTGATGCGCGACCACGCCGCCTGGCTTGCCGCCGGCGTCCACTTCCGCGAAACCCCGCGACATGAGACCTATGGCAAGGTGGTGGTCTTCGAAGACCTCTACGGCAACGCCTGGGACCTGATCGAACCCGCTACCGGAGACTGA
- the tkt gene encoding transketolase, whose translation MANAIRVLAMDGVEKAKSGHPGMPMGMADVAAVLFSRFLKFDASRPDWADRDRFILSAGHGSMLIYALLHLTGYKGATKEELSNFRQWGSKTAGHPEYGHMPGVEVTTGPLGQGLATSVGFAMAERHLAAKYGDDLVDHRTWVIAGDGCLMEGVSQEAIALAGRYKLNKLHVLWDDNEITIDGKVSLSDATDQKARFKAAGWAVKAIDGHDMNAIKGAMKWAMRQDKPTLIACKTKIGKGAATMEGSHKTHGAALGAAEIAATRLGLAWDHDPFEMPQTIADAWKKVGRRGAKDRKKWEARLAASAQAADFTRAMKGDLPEAAFDTLNAKIAELVETQPAQATRQSSGAALDELFAAIPELIGGSADLTGSNNTFVKGTPILDAPTYEGRYVNWGIREFGMAAAMNGLALHGGVIPYGGTFMVFSDYSRPAIRLGALMGVRAIHVLTHDSIGLGEDGPTHQPVEHLAALRAIPNLLVFRPADTIEAMECWQIALQTKTAPSALALSRQKTPAVRTVAATENLSAQNLCAKGAYEIKAANGEAKATLFGTGTELALALKAAETLEAEGVATRVVSVPSFELFEQQDAAYQASVIGRGTVRVAVEAAIKQGWERFIGEDGAFIGMTGFGASAPAEVLYDKFGITSDAIVAAVKARL comes from the coding sequence ATGGCGAACGCCATTCGCGTCCTCGCCATGGACGGCGTCGAGAAGGCCAAATCCGGCCACCCCGGCATGCCGATGGGCATGGCAGACGTCGCCGCGGTGCTGTTTTCGCGCTTCCTGAAGTTCGACGCCTCGCGCCCCGACTGGGCCGACCGCGATCGCTTCATCCTGTCGGCCGGCCACGGCTCGATGCTGATCTACGCCCTGCTGCACCTGACCGGCTACAAGGGCGCGACGAAGGAAGAACTGTCCAACTTCCGTCAGTGGGGCTCCAAGACCGCGGGCCACCCGGAGTACGGCCATATGCCGGGCGTCGAGGTCACCACCGGCCCGCTGGGCCAGGGCTTGGCCACCTCGGTCGGTTTCGCCATGGCCGAGCGCCATCTGGCGGCGAAGTATGGCGATGATCTGGTCGATCACCGCACTTGGGTCATCGCCGGCGACGGTTGCCTGATGGAAGGCGTGTCGCAGGAAGCCATCGCGCTTGCCGGCCGCTACAAGCTGAACAAGCTGCACGTCCTGTGGGACGACAACGAGATCACCATCGACGGCAAGGTCTCTCTGTCGGATGCGACCGACCAGAAGGCTCGCTTCAAGGCCGCCGGTTGGGCGGTCAAGGCCATCGACGGCCACGACATGAACGCCATCAAGGGCGCGATGAAGTGGGCCATGCGTCAGGACAAGCCCACCCTGATCGCCTGCAAGACCAAGATCGGCAAGGGCGCCGCCACGATGGAAGGCAGCCACAAGACCCACGGCGCTGCCCTGGGCGCCGCCGAGATCGCCGCCACGCGCCTCGGCCTGGCTTGGGATCACGATCCCTTTGAAATGCCCCAGACCATCGCCGACGCCTGGAAGAAGGTCGGCCGTCGCGGCGCCAAGGACCGCAAGAAGTGGGAGGCCCGCCTCGCCGCCTCGGCCCAGGCCGCCGACTTCACCCGCGCCATGAAGGGCGACCTGCCCGAAGCCGCCTTCGATACCCTGAACGCTAAGATCGCCGAACTGGTCGAGACCCAGCCGGCCCAGGCGACGCGCCAATCGTCGGGCGCGGCGCTGGACGAACTGTTCGCCGCCATTCCCGAACTGATCGGCGGCTCGGCCGACCTGACCGGCTCGAACAACACCTTCGTCAAGGGCACGCCGATCCTGGACGCGCCGACCTATGAAGGCCGCTATGTCAACTGGGGCATCCGCGAGTTCGGCATGGCCGCGGCCATGAACGGCCTGGCCTTGCACGGCGGGGTCATTCCCTACGGCGGCACCTTCATGGTGTTTTCGGACTATAGCCGCCCGGCCATCCGCCTGGGCGCATTGATGGGCGTCCGCGCCATCCACGTCCTGACGCACGATTCGATCGGTCTGGGCGAAGACGGCCCGACGCACCAGCCGGTCGAACACCTGGCGGCGCTGCGCGCCATTCCGAACCTGTTGGTCTTCCGCCCCGCCGACACCATCGAGGCCATGGAATGCTGGCAGATCGCCCTGCAGACCAAGACCGCGCCATCGGCCCTGGCCCTGTCGCGCCAGAAGACCCCCGCCGTCCGCACCGTCGCCGCGACCGAAAACCTGTCGGCCCAGAATCTCTGTGCAAAGGGCGCCTATGAGATCAAGGCCGCCAATGGCGAGGCCAAGGCCACCCTGTTCGGCACCGGCACCGAACTGGCCCTGGCGTTAAAGGCCGCCGAGACGCTGGAAGCCGAGGGCGTGGCGACCCGCGTCGTCTCGGTCCCCTCGTTCGAACTGTTCGAACAGCAGGACGCCGCCTACCAGGCCTCGGTCATCGGCCGCGGCACGGTCCGCGTCGCCGTGGAAGCCGCGATCAAGCAAGGTTGGGAACGCTTCATCGGCGAAGACGGCGCCTTCATCGGCATGACCGGCTTCGGCGCCTCCGCCCCCGCCGAAGTCCTCTACGACAAGTTCGGCATCACCTCGGACGCCATCGTCGCGGCGGTCAAGGCGCGGCTTTAA
- a CDS encoding cell division protein ZapA — MATVTVEVNGRPYAVGCADGQEERVCILAKQFDNQVRQVAGDVGHVGDLRLFLMSALILADELHEARLSAGKAGPSSAAAPAAASTDGVAEALNAVAARIEKIAQNL, encoded by the coding sequence ATGGCTACGGTGACGGTCGAGGTCAACGGACGCCCCTATGCGGTGGGCTGCGCCGACGGGCAGGAAGAGCGCGTGTGCATCCTGGCCAAACAGTTCGACAATCAGGTGCGCCAGGTCGCAGGCGACGTGGGCCATGTCGGCGATCTGCGGCTGTTTCTGATGTCCGCGCTGATCCTGGCCGACGAACTGCACGAGGCGCGGCTGAGCGCCGGCAAGGCGGGGCCTTCGTCAGCGGCCGCCCCGGCGGCGGCTTCGACGGACGGGGTCGCCGAGGCGCTGAACGCCGTCGCCGCGCGGATCGAAAAGATCGCCCAAAACCTCTAG
- a CDS encoding 5-formyltetrahydrofolate cyclo-ligase gives MSTRRGGSMIQDKHELRSAARALRKRLAEADPLAASRAAHNADALPAARIVALYCAMGSELDTDALAAALEAAGRRLCLPVVVQRDAPMEFRAWSPGEPLEMDAAGCPAPMPLAEVVMPDLILTPLLAFDDHGGRLGQGGGYYDRTFAARPDAIRIGFAYAGQKAERLALEPHDIRLHGVLTETGYTAFQ, from the coding sequence ATGAGCACGCGTAGGGGCGGTTCGATGATCCAGGACAAGCATGAACTTCGATCGGCCGCCCGCGCCTTGCGCAAGCGTCTGGCTGAGGCCGATCCGCTGGCCGCCAGTCGGGCGGCGCACAATGCTGATGCGCTTCCTGCCGCTCGGATCGTCGCGCTCTATTGCGCCATGGGGTCGGAGCTGGATACCGACGCCTTGGCTGCGGCGCTGGAGGCGGCGGGCCGCCGACTGTGCCTGCCGGTCGTGGTCCAGCGCGACGCGCCGATGGAGTTCCGCGCCTGGTCGCCCGGCGAGCCGCTGGAGATGGACGCCGCCGGATGCCCCGCGCCGATGCCGCTGGCGGAAGTCGTCATGCCGGACCTGATCCTGACGCCGCTGCTGGCCTTTGACGATCATGGCGGGCGCCTGGGGCAGGGCGGCGGCTATTACGACCGGACCTTCGCCGCCCGACCCGACGCCATCCGCATCGGTTTCGCCTATGCCGGCCAGAAGGCTGAGCGGCTGGCGCTGGAGCCTCACGACATTCGACTGCATGGCGTTCTGACCGAGACCGGCTATACGGCTTTCCAATGA
- a CDS encoding TIGR00282 family metallophosphoesterase, which produces MRLAFFGDVIGKSGRDGISDHLPGLKRDLKLDFVVVNAENAAGGFGITENTARELFMAGADCLTLGNHSWDQREALTYIVREPRLIRPANYPRLMDAPGAGANLFETHSGRTVLVMNVLGRVHMDPMDDPFGAVERELAAAPLGAVADAVIVDMHAEVTSEKMAMGHFCDGRASLVVGTHTHVPTADCQILPGGTAYQTDAGGCCDYDSVIGNEKEEPLRRFTTRISGGRYMPASGPATVCGVFVETDDRTGLAVRVEPIRVGGRLSQAIPVV; this is translated from the coding sequence ATGAGACTGGCATTTTTCGGCGACGTCATCGGCAAGTCCGGCCGTGACGGCATCAGCGATCATCTTCCGGGCCTGAAGCGGGATCTGAAACTCGACTTCGTGGTCGTGAATGCGGAGAACGCCGCGGGCGGCTTCGGCATCACCGAGAACACGGCGCGCGAGCTGTTCATGGCGGGCGCCGACTGCCTGACGCTGGGCAACCACAGCTGGGACCAGCGCGAGGCGCTGACCTATATCGTGCGCGAGCCGCGCCTGATCCGGCCGGCCAACTATCCGCGCCTGATGGATGCGCCGGGCGCCGGGGCCAATCTGTTCGAGACCCATTCGGGGCGCACGGTCTTGGTCATGAATGTGCTGGGCCGGGTGCACATGGACCCGATGGACGATCCGTTCGGCGCGGTGGAGCGCGAGCTGGCGGCGGCGCCGCTGGGCGCGGTGGCGGACGCCGTTATTGTGGACATGCATGCCGAGGTCACGTCCGAGAAGATGGCGATGGGCCACTTCTGCGACGGGCGCGCGTCGCTTGTGGTCGGCACCCACACCCATGTGCCCACCGCCGACTGCCAGATCCTGCCCGGCGGCACGGCCTATCAGACCGACGCCGGTGGCTGCTGCGACTACGACAGCGTGATCGGCAACGAAAAGGAAGAGCCGCTGCGCCGCTTCACCACCCGGATTTCTGGCGGTCGCTACATGCCGGCCTCCGGACCAGCGACGGTATGCGGGGTCTTCGTTGAGACGGACGACAGGACAGGCCTGGCAGTGCGGGTCGAGCCGATCCGGGTCGGCGGGCGGTTGTCTCAGGCGATCCCGGTCGTCTGA